From Desulfuromonas soudanensis, the proteins below share one genomic window:
- a CDS encoding helix-turn-helix domain-containing protein: MPARTKKLPIDEMITVQLRVHRHNVPKIREYAAAIEAGEEYTYTIAEVFPEYLGKELQIALRAYRTRENLTQKELSALTGIPQHHISEMENGKRPIGKERARKLAEALGVDEWRMLVN; this comes from the coding sequence ATGCCGGCACGCACGAAAAAGCTCCCTATTGACGAGATGATCACGGTGCAGTTGCGCGTTCACCGCCACAACGTACCGAAGATTAGGGAATACGCCGCCGCCATCGAGGCGGGGGAAGAGTACACCTACACCATCGCCGAGGTTTTTCCCGAATATCTCGGCAAGGAATTGCAGATCGCGCTGCGCGCCTACCGCACACGAGAGAACCTGACCCAGAAAGAACTTTCGGCACTGACAGGCATCCCGCAGCACCACATCAGTGAGATGGAAAACGGCAAACGCCCCATCGGCAAGGAGCGGGCGAGAAAGCTGGCCGAGGCGTTGGGGGTGGACGAATGGCGGATGTTGGTCAACTAA
- a CDS encoding SelL-related redox protein, protein MNNLTGQPAIPFALFDSNGVEHRLEDYRGSWLLLMFHRHLGULPCRAHITQLRDHETDFARRRIKVAIITFENDFFARSYAAETDLEWPLLIDANRDLYRGYDILSATFWDVWGPSTWRAYARELLKGQRLHKAEGDVMQRGGDVLIDPEGIVRLHHVGEGPADRPAVETILALVTP, encoded by the coding sequence ATGAATAACCTCACCGGTCAACCAGCCATCCCTTTTGCCCTCTTCGACAGCAACGGCGTCGAACATCGTCTGGAAGACTACCGCGGCAGCTGGCTGCTCCTGATGTTCCACCGCCATCTCGGCTGACTCCCCTGCCGCGCGCACATCACGCAGTTGCGTGATCACGAAACCGATTTCGCCCGCCGCCGGATCAAGGTCGCCATCATCACCTTCGAGAACGACTTTTTCGCCCGCAGCTACGCCGCCGAGACCGACCTCGAATGGCCGTTGCTCATCGACGCCAATCGCGACCTCTACAGAGGCTACGACATACTCAGCGCGACCTTCTGGGATGTCTGGGGGCCGAGCACCTGGCGGGCGTACGCCAGGGAACTGCTCAAAGGCCAGAGACTCCACAAGGCGGAAGGGGACGTGATGCAGCGCGGCGGCGACGTCCTCATCGACCCGGAGGGCATCGTGCGCCTGCACCATGTCGGCGAAGGCCCTGCGGACCGCCCGGCGGTGGAAACCATTCTGGCGCTGGTCACCCCCTGA
- a CDS encoding pyridoxamine 5'-phosphate oxidase family protein, whose amino-acid sequence MITEKLREVLKQDGVVALATLGPDGPHLVNTWNSYIRVSDDGRLLIPAGYMQHTEANIAFNPEVLMTLGSSKVQGLHGPGAGFLIKGKARFITSGPDYDLLKSKFSWLRATLAVTPESVTQTW is encoded by the coding sequence ATGATTACAGAAAAACTGCGGGAAGTCCTGAAGCAGGATGGTGTGGTCGCTCTCGCGACATTAGGCCCGGATGGGCCGCATCTGGTCAATACCTGGAACAGCTATATTCGCGTCTCCGACGACGGCCGTTTGCTGATTCCGGCCGGTTACATGCAGCATACCGAGGCCAATATTGCCTTCAACCCGGAGGTGTTAATGACCCTGGGGAGCAGCAAAGTTCAGGGTTTGCACGGACCGGGCGCCGGCTTTTTGATCAAGGGGAAGGCTCGATTCATTACCTCCGGACCGGATTACGATCTGCTCAAGTCCAAGTTCAGCTGGTTGCGAGCCACCCTGGCCGTGACCCCCGAATCAGTGACTCAGACCTGGTAG
- a CDS encoding DUF2157 domain-containing protein, with protein sequence MQEALNDLEGSGILNPSQTKLLRRIYGRELFSVHWELRLLLYAGILTLTTGLGLLIAKYFASIGHLALLSAIALGCAGCFAYCLRRGGGFSPERRPAPDAAYDYVLLLGCLLLGTLQGYLELRYQLLAQYWNLWLLGSALLYLLAAHYFDNRLVLSLALSTLGAWLGVKTSLLGAGFWDTALRENALVFGALIVAAGAIQTRLGWKRHFLPVHLHLGVNVLLAALVSGVGSRGAGPAFFAGLLVVGFCSALYAQRTRSFAFLLYAVLYGYLGVTIFVLDNSRWDIEGFILYFLVTAAALVTALVAFHRRFRSAE encoded by the coding sequence GTGCAAGAGGCACTGAACGACCTTGAGGGGAGCGGGATTCTGAACCCCTCCCAGACCAAGCTGCTGCGCCGGATCTACGGCCGGGAACTCTTTTCCGTGCACTGGGAGCTGCGCCTCCTGCTCTACGCGGGGATCCTGACCCTGACCACCGGCCTCGGCCTCCTGATCGCCAAGTACTTCGCCTCCATCGGCCACCTCGCCCTTCTCTCGGCCATTGCCCTGGGGTGCGCGGGGTGTTTCGCCTACTGCCTGCGCCGCGGCGGCGGCTTCTCGCCGGAAAGACGGCCGGCGCCCGACGCCGCCTACGATTACGTCCTCCTCCTCGGGTGCCTCCTCCTCGGAACCCTTCAGGGGTACCTGGAACTCCGCTACCAGCTCCTGGCCCAATACTGGAACCTGTGGCTCCTCGGCTCCGCCCTCCTCTATCTTCTGGCCGCCCACTACTTCGACAACCGCCTCGTCCTCTCCCTGGCTCTTTCCACCCTCGGCGCCTGGCTCGGCGTGAAGACGAGTCTCCTTGGAGCCGGTTTCTGGGACACCGCCCTGCGTGAGAACGCCCTCGTCTTCGGTGCCCTGATCGTTGCGGCGGGAGCGATCCAGACCCGGCTCGGGTGGAAACGCCACTTTCTCCCCGTTCACCTCCACCTCGGCGTCAACGTCCTCCTCGCCGCCCTCGTCTCGGGGGTCGGCTCCCGGGGTGCCGGACCTGCCTTTTTCGCCGGACTCCTTGTGGTCGGCTTCTGCAGCGCCCTCTACGCCCAGCGGACGCGAAGCTTCGCCTTCCTCCTTTACGCCGTCCTTTACGGCTACCTGGGGGTGACGATCTTCGTTCTCGACAACAGCCGCTGGGACATTGAAGGGTTCATCCTTTACTTCCTGGTCACCGCGGCGGCCCTGGTGACGGCTCTGGTCGCCTTTCACCGCCGCTTCCGGAGCGCCGAATGA
- a CDS encoding amidohydrolase family protein, protein MTDRKTPSCKVFDSHFHIIDARFPLVPNQGYLPDNFSCDDYLRAAGSFKLAGGAVVSGSFQAFDQGYLLAALAQLGPAFVGVTQLPASVSDEEILRLDAAGVRAVRFNLKRGGSEGVDKLENFARRVFEVAGWHAELYVDSRDLPDLFETLAALPALSIDHLGLSKAGFPTLLRLVERGARIKATGFGRVDFDVKEALRAICAANPGALLFGTDLPSTRAPRPYSDDDLLLVWDVLGEDLAEKVLHDNAVAFYRPGGD, encoded by the coding sequence ATGACCGACAGAAAAACCCCCTCCTGCAAAGTTTTCGACAGCCACTTCCACATCATCGATGCCCGCTTTCCCCTCGTCCCCAACCAGGGTTACCTCCCCGACAACTTCAGCTGCGACGACTACCTCCGTGCTGCAGGCAGCTTCAAGCTGGCCGGAGGAGCGGTCGTCTCCGGGTCTTTTCAGGCCTTCGACCAGGGCTACCTGTTGGCTGCCCTGGCGCAGCTCGGCCCCGCTTTCGTCGGTGTCACCCAACTGCCGGCCTCCGTCTCCGATGAGGAAATCCTGCGCCTCGATGCGGCGGGGGTGCGGGCCGTCCGCTTCAATCTCAAACGCGGCGGGTCGGAAGGGGTCGATAAACTGGAGAACTTCGCCCGGCGCGTGTTCGAGGTCGCCGGCTGGCATGCGGAGCTGTACGTCGACTCCCGGGACCTGCCCGACCTCTTCGAGACCCTGGCCGCCCTGCCGGCCCTCAGCATCGACCACCTGGGGCTTTCGAAGGCCGGCTTCCCCACCCTGCTGCGCCTGGTCGAGAGGGGGGCCCGGATCAAGGCCACCGGCTTCGGACGGGTCGATTTCGACGTCAAGGAGGCCCTTCGCGCCATCTGCGCGGCCAATCCCGGGGCACTGCTCTTCGGCACCGACCTCCCCTCCACCCGGGCGCCGCGCCCCTACAGCGACGACGACCTGCTGCTGGTGTGGGATGTATTGGGGGAGGACCTGGCGGAGAAGGTCCTGCACGACAACGCCGTCGCCTTCTACCGGCCCGGAGGGGATTGA
- a CDS encoding SRPBCC family protein, translating into MAAGKSPATAPAGKDLVITRVFDAPRQRLWTAWTEPERCMRWWGPKGFTCPVCRIDLRPGGAYFNCMRSPEGQDYWSTGVYREIVPPKRLVFTDSFADEQGNVVPSTHYGMSADYPLEMLVTATFEDLDGQTRLTLKHAGLPSGEELENCRVGWSESLDKLVEELAKD; encoded by the coding sequence ATGGCTGCGGGAAAGAGTCCGGCCACGGCGCCGGCAGGAAAGGACCTCGTGATCACGCGCGTCTTCGATGCGCCGCGCCAACGCCTGTGGACGGCCTGGACCGAGCCCGAGCGGTGCATGCGCTGGTGGGGTCCGAAAGGCTTTACGTGCCCGGTCTGCAGGATCGATCTGCGTCCGGGCGGCGCCTATTTCAACTGCATGCGCTCCCCCGAGGGGCAGGACTACTGGAGCACCGGTGTCTACCGGGAAATCGTGCCGCCGAAGCGGCTGGTCTTCACCGATTCCTTCGCGGACGAGCAGGGCAACGTCGTTCCGTCCACCCACTACGGCATGAGTGCCGACTATCCCCTGGAAATGCTGGTGACGGCAACCTTCGAGGACCTGGACGGCCAGACCAGGCTCACCCTGAAGCACGCCGGCCTGCCGTCCGGCGAGGAATTAGAAAACTGCCGGGTTGGCTGGAGCGAGTCCCTCGACAAGCTGGTTGAAGAGTTGGCGAAGGATTGA
- a CDS encoding type II toxin-antitoxin system RelE/ParE family toxin — protein sequence MKHAAVRVTRHFVENLDAIEAFLHEANAEPEFEALLDDLFKEVIPALERFPDLGSDFFRRRPSSREAADLAATLRARLGSGTTLRELVRGDYLLLYSRCDHELHLLAIKHHRQLSFDFSEFWEF from the coding sequence ATGAAGCACGCCGCCGTTCGCGTCACCCGCCACTTTGTCGAAAACCTCGACGCCATCGAAGCTTTTCTGCACGAAGCCAACGCCGAACCCGAATTTGAAGCCCTGCTCGACGACCTGTTCAAAGAAGTCATCCCCGCCCTCGAACGGTTCCCCGACTTAGGGAGCGACTTCTTCCGCCGCCGACCATCCTCCCGCGAGGCCGCCGACCTGGCTGCGACCCTCCGGGCGCGACTCGGCAGCGGGACCACCCTGCGCGAACTGGTGCGCGGCGACTACCTGCTCCTCTACTCCCGGTGCGACCATGAACTCCATCTGCTCGCCATAAAGCACCACCGGCAGCTTTCCTTCGATTTCTCTGAGTTTTGGGAATTTTGA
- a CDS encoding type II toxin-antitoxin system Phd/YefM family antitoxin: MSITSKDIVPLKEMRSRLTELAEDACQGREKIITRNGKAYVALISAHRLDYYHRLERENIHLTLLEDVARGWDDVESGDLLSVAELKSRYGRGE; the protein is encoded by the coding sequence ATGTCGATCACCAGCAAGGATATCGTCCCCCTCAAGGAGATGCGGTCCCGGCTGACGGAACTGGCCGAGGATGCCTGCCAGGGGCGAGAGAAGATCATCACCCGCAACGGCAAGGCTTACGTCGCCCTGATCTCCGCCCACCGCCTCGACTACTACCACCGCCTCGAACGCGAAAACATCCACCTCACCCTGCTGGAGGATGTGGCGCGCGGATGGGATGACGTGGAGTCGGGCGATCTGCTGTCGGTGGCCGAGCTCAAGTCGCGGTATGGCCGCGGCGAATGA
- a CDS encoding permease, producing the protein MNVENFWSHYAEAAKTAFGFFWKAGWAFVLGYFVSAMIQAFVSKRRLTPYMGSLDFKSLSLSTLFGAISSSCSFAALATARSLFQKGAHFVAAVAFMFASTNLVIELGILILIFLGWQFLAAEVVGGLMLVAISSLLIHLTYPEKWVTAAKKKLDESSDFEDDFDWKKRIRSRMGWHLVGHKFVMEWKMVWEEILIGFTIAGFMAVFVPGSLWAKIFLINAAGTMPEWLRVLENALVAPFVAALTFIGSMGNIPLATVLNANGVLFAGIMGFIYSDLMVPPLVAVNAKYYGWRLALYIAGVMYISIVATTLILHYLFAFMGITPESARAVSDVAQFKMDYTFWLNLGFAAVTGGLIYLHRRHLKEHVKGGMDHQGGLTLKRVIVYLFIALLAGGLAAQVMVGGAG; encoded by the coding sequence ATGAATGTCGAAAATTTCTGGTCTCATTACGCCGAAGCCGCCAAAACGGCCTTCGGGTTCTTCTGGAAAGCCGGTTGGGCCTTTGTGCTGGGATATTTCGTCAGCGCCATGATCCAGGCTTTCGTCTCAAAGCGGCGCTTGACCCCGTACATGGGTTCTCTCGATTTCAAAAGCCTTTCTTTGTCGACTTTGTTCGGCGCAATATCTTCTTCATGTTCCTTCGCCGCCCTGGCAACAGCGCGCTCCTTGTTCCAGAAGGGAGCGCATTTCGTGGCGGCGGTCGCCTTCATGTTCGCATCCACCAATCTGGTGATCGAGCTGGGGATTCTCATTCTGATCTTTCTCGGCTGGCAGTTTCTCGCGGCGGAAGTTGTCGGCGGGCTTATGCTCGTCGCCATCAGCAGCCTGCTGATTCACCTGACCTACCCTGAAAAGTGGGTTACTGCGGCCAAGAAAAAGCTCGATGAATCGTCAGATTTTGAGGACGACTTCGACTGGAAAAAGCGCATCCGCAGTCGCATGGGGTGGCATCTGGTGGGGCATAAATTTGTCATGGAATGGAAGATGGTCTGGGAAGAGATCCTTATCGGCTTCACCATCGCCGGTTTTATGGCGGTCTTCGTGCCAGGTAGCCTGTGGGCGAAAATCTTTCTCATCAATGCGGCAGGGACGATGCCGGAATGGTTGCGGGTTTTGGAAAACGCCCTGGTGGCACCGTTTGTCGCCGCCCTTACGTTTATCGGTTCGATGGGAAACATTCCGCTGGCCACCGTACTCAATGCCAACGGCGTGCTGTTCGCCGGTATCATGGGTTTTATCTACTCCGATCTGATGGTGCCGCCGCTGGTGGCGGTCAACGCCAAGTATTACGGCTGGCGGCTGGCGCTCTATATCGCCGGCGTCATGTACATCTCCATCGTCGCTACCACCTTGATCCTGCATTACTTATTCGCTTTTATGGGCATCACCCCGGAGAGCGCCCGCGCGGTTTCTGACGTCGCCCAGTTCAAGATGGATTACACCTTCTGGCTCAATCTGGGATTCGCCGCCGTCACAGGCGGACTGATCTATCTACACCGCCGTCACCTTAAGGAGCACGTCAAGGGTGGGATGGATCACCAAGGCGGACTGACGCTGAAAAGAGTAATCGTCTATCTGTTCATAGCTCTCCTTGCCGGTGGGCTGGCGGCCCAGGTTATGGTCGGCGGGGCAGGATGA
- a CDS encoding AAA family ATPase — MRRGLTLGKYAPFHKGHQMVIETALAEVDELIVMIYDSDLIEVPLPVRADWIKSLYPAVTVIEAWDGPDGYGDTPEIMRVQESYILKKLNGLPITHFYSSEFYGDHVSRALNAIDRRVDEPRRKVPISGTQLRADYYSGRAFLSDTVYADLIVKACFLGAPSTGKTTLTSALAERYDTQWMPEYGGEYWLQNHVDRRITLEQFEEIAPEHNRREDALVALSRRYLFCDTSPITTYVFAKDYHGCAGPMLTILAREAEKRYDLYFLCDTDIPYAETWDRSGDQKRQWFQKQIIGDLAERRIPYFVLRGDLESRIRQVENVLKQFRKFGNITNIRHDPLV; from the coding sequence ATGCGGCGTGGATTGACGCTGGGGAAATATGCACCCTTCCACAAGGGACACCAGATGGTCATCGAAACCGCGCTGGCGGAGGTCGATGAACTGATCGTGATGATTTATGATTCGGACCTGATCGAGGTTCCGTTGCCGGTGCGGGCCGACTGGATAAAGTCACTGTATCCAGCCGTGACGGTCATTGAAGCCTGGGATGGTCCCGACGGCTACGGTGACACGCCGGAAATCATGCGCGTCCAGGAAAGCTATATCCTCAAGAAGCTGAACGGTCTTCCGATCACCCACTTTTACTCCAGCGAATTTTACGGCGACCATGTCAGCCGTGCCCTCAATGCCATCGACCGGAGGGTGGATGAACCGCGGCGAAAGGTTCCGATTAGTGGAACGCAACTGCGCGCCGATTATTATTCTGGCCGGGCTTTTCTTTCCGACACGGTATATGCGGACCTTATCGTCAAGGCCTGTTTCCTGGGGGCACCATCGACGGGAAAGACGACCCTGACCAGCGCCCTGGCCGAGCGTTACGACACGCAATGGATGCCTGAATACGGGGGCGAATATTGGTTACAAAACCATGTGGATCGGCGCATTACGCTGGAGCAGTTTGAAGAAATCGCTCCTGAGCACAACCGGCGCGAAGATGCGCTGGTGGCATTGAGTCGTCGGTATCTTTTCTGCGACACGTCCCCGATAACGACCTATGTGTTTGCCAAGGATTATCATGGTTGCGCCGGTCCGATGTTGACCATACTTGCCCGGGAAGCTGAAAAACGCTACGACCTGTATTTTCTTTGTGACACTGACATTCCGTATGCCGAAACTTGGGACCGGAGCGGGGATCAGAAACGGCAGTGGTTTCAGAAGCAGATCATCGGGGACCTGGCAGAGCGGCGTATCCCGTATTTCGTCCTGCGAGGCGATCTCGAAAGCCGGATCCGACAAGTCGAGAATGTACTAAAACAGTTCCGGAAGTTCGGGAATATTACAAATATCCGTCACGACCCGTTAGTATAA